Proteins co-encoded in one Longimicrobium sp. genomic window:
- a CDS encoding chemotaxis protein CheD, which yields MNPRQIFVKVAHHAVGGAGDVLVTLGLGSCVAILLHDRMAKVGGLAHVLLPEPALARDRHNSAKFATTAVPMLIDELGGMGARNGRIEARLVGGASMFTSLMVPGSLNMGERNIRAAREALRRAGIPLLGEAVGGDFGRSVRFSVAEGRTVVSSVGRPDVVL from the coding sequence ATGAATCCCCGGCAGATCTTCGTGAAGGTGGCCCACCACGCCGTCGGCGGCGCCGGCGACGTGCTGGTGACGCTGGGGCTGGGGAGCTGCGTGGCCATCCTCCTGCACGACCGGATGGCGAAGGTGGGCGGGCTGGCGCACGTCCTCCTCCCCGAACCCGCGCTGGCGCGCGACCGCCACAACTCGGCCAAGTTCGCCACCACCGCCGTGCCCATGCTGATCGATGAGCTGGGGGGGATGGGCGCGCGCAACGGGCGGATCGAGGCGCGGCTGGTGGGCGGCGCGTCGATGTTCACCTCGCTGATGGTGCCCGGCTCGCTGAACATGGGCGAGCGCAACATCCGCGCGGCGCGCGAGGCGCTGCGCCGGGCTGGGATCCCGCTGCTGGGCGAGGCGGTGGGGGGCGACTTCGGGCGGTCGGTGCGCTTCTCCGTGGCCGAGGGGCGCACCGTGGTCTCCTCGGTGGGCCGGCCGGATGTCGTCCTCTAG
- a CDS encoding protein-glutamate O-methyltransferase CheR — MNLPPPYVPFTLPLEGDEEELERLKRKIERDRGFNCTFYKDKCLRRRIAVRMRARGQTSFADYAALLDREPGEYDHLLDTLTINVTKFFRNIETWHAIEQQLLPPLFAAPGPIRVWSAGSASGEEAYTVSILMHEWAEKHHRRHEVDRVRIVGTDIDRKSLDNAQRGVYPDLSLSETPPHLRQRWFSPGPPFRIRPEAQKNVSFVRRDLISERAEGGQNLILCRNVVIYFDREIQERLFKDFYDALVPGGYLVMGKVETLVGVARTLFRSVNNRERIFQKPA, encoded by the coding sequence ATGAACCTGCCGCCGCCGTACGTCCCCTTCACCCTCCCGCTGGAAGGCGACGAGGAGGAGCTGGAGCGCCTGAAGCGGAAGATCGAGCGCGACCGGGGTTTTAATTGTACGTTTTATAAGGATAAATGCCTTAGAAGGCGGATCGCCGTGCGGATGCGCGCGCGCGGGCAGACGTCGTTCGCCGACTACGCGGCGCTGCTCGACCGCGAGCCGGGCGAGTACGACCACCTGCTCGACACGCTGACCATCAACGTCACGAAGTTTTTCCGGAACATCGAGACGTGGCACGCCATCGAGCAGCAGCTGCTGCCGCCGCTGTTCGCCGCGCCGGGGCCCATCCGCGTGTGGAGCGCGGGAAGCGCCAGCGGCGAGGAGGCGTACACCGTCTCCATCCTGATGCACGAGTGGGCGGAGAAGCACCACCGCCGCCACGAGGTCGACCGCGTGCGCATCGTGGGGACGGACATCGACCGCAAGAGCCTGGACAACGCGCAGCGCGGCGTCTATCCCGACCTGTCGCTGAGCGAGACGCCGCCGCACCTGCGGCAGCGCTGGTTCAGCCCCGGTCCGCCCTTCCGCATCCGCCCCGAGGCGCAGAAGAACGTGAGCTTCGTGCGCCGCGACCTGATCTCCGAGCGCGCGGAGGGGGGGCAGAACCTGATCCTGTGCCGCAACGTGGTGATCTACTTCGACCGCGAGATCCAGGAGCGGCTGTTCAAGGACTTCTACGACGCGCTGGTGCCGGGGGGATACCTGGTCATGGGAAAGGTGGAGACGCTGGTGGGCGTGGCCCGCACGCTCTTCCGCTCGGTGAACAACCGCGAACGGATCTTTCAGAAGCCCGCATGA
- a CDS encoding DUF4388 domain-containing protein, whose amino-acid sequence MAIKGNLREAGLPDVLQLLAMGQKTGCLSLTDRASFGYIYFDRGRITYASIVNRRDRLGDLLVKNGLLRAEDLFAAIDEQARTPGDRLGEILVRRGHITREQLQHYIRIQIEEAVYFLFTWNQGTFQFEPDQRPEEGAMLVSINPENLLLEGARRIDEWSLIEKKIPSLDLVFDMDRSKPIEGFELADEQRKILPLIDGKRSVQDIIDDSGMVEFDVGKALYGLIQAGFAHPVGRRAPEVQQVPRARIDEHRNLGIAFYKTGMYEESTREFRRVAELQPTNPDSRFHLALIGLRKGDDRFALRYFKEVVEIGGVRASALHDMALALERIGRLQDARFAVDEAARMAPKRPQVLLSRAILVLKQGDPHAAVEAFARYRDLLGTGKAPAAYFAFAMLAEAAAGRPDEAVKLGEEGVAAHPHSAPVHLHYGAVRERRGEWEQAEELYRRATEEDGDLPQAHKGLGDALYRRGAYDEAADAYRRAIQLRPDLGDDVYFRLGNIHYKRMERPEAVRLWKRALEINPGNGVVRTNLELVENVLR is encoded by the coding sequence ATGGCGATCAAGGGCAACCTCCGCGAGGCCGGGCTTCCCGACGTCCTCCAGCTCCTGGCGATGGGGCAGAAGACCGGGTGCCTGTCGCTGACCGACCGCGCCTCGTTCGGCTACATCTACTTCGACCGCGGGCGCATCACCTACGCCAGCATCGTCAACCGCCGCGACCGGCTGGGCGACCTGCTGGTGAAGAACGGGCTGCTGCGCGCGGAGGACCTCTTCGCCGCCATCGACGAGCAGGCGCGGACGCCGGGCGACCGCCTGGGCGAGATCCTGGTCCGCCGCGGCCACATCACCCGCGAGCAGCTGCAGCACTACATCCGCATCCAGATCGAGGAGGCGGTCTACTTCCTCTTCACCTGGAACCAGGGGACCTTCCAGTTCGAGCCCGACCAGCGCCCCGAGGAGGGGGCGATGCTCGTCTCCATCAACCCCGAGAACCTGCTCCTGGAAGGCGCGCGGCGGATCGACGAGTGGAGCCTGATCGAGAAGAAGATCCCCTCGCTGGACCTGGTGTTCGACATGGACCGCTCCAAGCCCATCGAGGGCTTCGAGCTGGCCGACGAGCAGCGCAAGATCCTGCCGCTGATCGACGGCAAGCGCAGCGTGCAGGACATCATCGACGACAGCGGGATGGTGGAGTTCGACGTGGGAAAGGCCCTGTACGGGCTGATCCAGGCCGGCTTCGCGCACCCCGTGGGCCGGCGCGCGCCCGAGGTGCAGCAGGTGCCCCGCGCCCGCATCGACGAGCACCGCAACCTCGGCATCGCCTTCTACAAGACCGGGATGTACGAAGAGTCCACGCGCGAGTTCAGGCGCGTGGCCGAGCTGCAGCCGACGAACCCCGACTCGCGCTTCCATCTCGCGCTGATCGGGCTGCGGAAGGGCGACGACCGCTTCGCGCTGCGGTACTTCAAGGAGGTGGTGGAGATCGGCGGCGTCCGCGCCAGCGCGCTGCACGACATGGCGCTGGCGCTGGAGCGGATCGGCCGGCTGCAGGACGCGCGCTTCGCGGTGGACGAGGCGGCGCGGATGGCGCCGAAGCGCCCGCAGGTCCTCCTCTCCCGCGCCATCCTGGTCCTCAAGCAGGGCGACCCCCACGCGGCCGTCGAGGCGTTCGCCAGGTACCGCGATCTCCTGGGGACGGGAAAGGCGCCCGCCGCCTACTTCGCCTTCGCCATGCTGGCCGAGGCCGCGGCGGGGCGGCCCGACGAGGCGGTGAAGCTGGGCGAGGAGGGTGTCGCCGCGCATCCCCACTCCGCACCGGTGCACCTCCACTACGGCGCCGTCCGCGAGCGCCGGGGCGAGTGGGAGCAGGCCGAGGAACTCTATCGGAGGGCCACGGAGGAGGACGGCGACCTCCCGCAGGCGCACAAGGGGCTGGGCGACGCGCTCTACCGCCGCGGCGCCTACGACGAGGCGGCCGACGCGTACCGCCGCGCCATCCAGCTGCGCCCCGACCTGGGCGACGACGTCTACTTCCGCCTGGGCAACATCCACTACAAGCGGATGGAGCGCCCCGAGGCGGTGCGGCTGTGGAAGCGCGCGCTGGAGATCAATCCCGGCAACGGCGTCGTCCGGACGAACCTGGAGCTGGTGGAGAACGTGCTGCGATGA
- a CDS encoding DnaA/Hda family protein codes for MRFQPDPRFTFDTFVAGPGTQMAAAAARRAAEAPGTSYNPLYVYGSAGVGKSHLLGAVGALALTVRPDLHVTFRTAEELVDDISSAVSAGTLEAFADELLESDVILIDDAHLLAGKSRTQQELLRVWDEIVWTGTQIVLAARLAPADLDGVSEEFRAKLAGGLVVDMTPAEPETRQEIVRRAAARHGIELSGGVTEALAKLPLDGARELQASVDRIAQVQAEEQRQVRVSELPGLVGLPRPQHADEFSAFLFDITSTVEQIVETDPWRKKLAEAILRYEGEGYRTRRLEHSLEADSAPDVDTLLAGYAADLQKLKAIATELSELDSEAAASAVLRDPDRVAEAEALLVSARAAAERSRPAPPPVDRWYLNNPEKVAWDWLALDDRLIEELA; via the coding sequence ATGAGGTTCCAGCCGGACCCCCGCTTCACCTTCGACACGTTCGTGGCCGGCCCCGGCACCCAGATGGCCGCGGCCGCCGCGCGCCGTGCCGCCGAGGCCCCGGGGACCAGCTACAACCCGCTCTACGTCTACGGCTCCGCCGGGGTCGGCAAGTCGCATCTCCTCGGCGCGGTGGGGGCGCTGGCGCTCACCGTGCGGCCGGACCTGCACGTCACCTTCCGCACCGCCGAGGAGCTGGTCGACGACATCTCCTCGGCCGTCAGCGCGGGAACGCTGGAGGCGTTCGCCGACGAGCTGCTGGAGAGCGACGTCATCCTCATCGACGACGCGCACCTGCTGGCGGGAAAGAGCCGCACGCAGCAGGAGCTCCTCCGCGTCTGGGACGAGATCGTCTGGACGGGAACGCAGATCGTCCTCGCCGCGCGGCTGGCCCCGGCGGATCTGGACGGGGTGAGCGAGGAGTTCCGCGCCAAGCTCGCCGGTGGCCTGGTGGTCGACATGACGCCGGCCGAACCCGAGACGCGGCAGGAGATCGTCCGGCGCGCGGCGGCGCGGCACGGCATCGAGCTCTCCGGCGGCGTCACCGAGGCGCTGGCCAAGCTGCCGCTGGACGGCGCGCGCGAGCTGCAGGCGAGCGTCGACCGCATCGCCCAGGTGCAGGCCGAGGAGCAGCGGCAGGTGCGCGTCTCCGAGCTTCCCGGGCTGGTCGGCCTTCCCCGCCCCCAGCACGCCGACGAGTTCAGCGCTTTCCTGTTCGACATCACCAGCACCGTCGAACAGATCGTCGAGACCGACCCGTGGCGGAAGAAGCTGGCCGAGGCCATCCTCCGCTACGAGGGCGAGGGCTATCGCACCCGCCGCCTGGAGCACTCGCTCGAGGCGGACTCCGCGCCCGACGTCGACACGCTCCTCGCCGGATACGCGGCGGACCTGCAGAAGCTGAAGGCGATCGCCACGGAGCTTTCCGAGCTCGACTCCGAGGCCGCCGCCTCCGCCGTCCTCCGCGACCCCGACCGCGTCGCCGAAGCGGAAGCGCTGCTGGTGTCCGCGCGCGCGGCGGCCGAGCGCTCGCGGCCGGCGCCGCCGCCGGTGGACCGCTGGTATCTCAACAACCCCGAGAAGGTGGCGTGGGACTGGCTGGCGCTGGACGACCGGCTGATCGAGGAGCTGGCCTGA